tgcaaaggcagcctggaaaccaccgcccttatttttgcctgagttagggaaccaatcacagaacgggggggggggggggggggggcagcaagacgatgacgacgtctatgcgcaaCACCGAAgtttgtagagtgttaatccaacatggcatccaagtagcttagaacgcaagtttacttttgaaAAAGAGCAAcatttggcgttgaaagatttcattgccttcttcctcgtcgaatttctgtcgctctacatacgtcatctggtataagtgatacaattggctatgaattgcgcgcaaagcagcatgggaagaaccagacgccatttgatagacattcgtagcgcccaataaacggctctaggcattcgtaaaccacgcctcaaatacgagaaaatgcacacctagttcccagaccaccatctcatcgagatgtggacgcgtcagccaggctagcttTCTGCCGTTCATCCAGCCAATAATTATTGTGGCCAGATGATTTCTTTGTTGTTTGAAAAGAGATCATCTCAAAAGGGGACCACGTCATCCGTTGCAGTTGCTGATGTTTGTGTTTTGACGGCTCTATTCTGTCCTGGGACTTTAATCACCCCAGCAACACTGTCATAGTTCATCTCTGCTAACATCAATGCTGGCAACTCTTGTTCCCTTTTTGGAATGATGAAGAGGATGATGGGAAATGAGGAGAATGCACGACGGAAAAAAAGTCACAGGTGAGACAAAGgcaggcaggaaaaaaaaaccaaagacaTACGAGTCACCAGAGCAGGAGAATGCAACAGTTCCAGTCAGTTCACAGCCACTAGAGGGCAATGAGTTTACCATTCTTCCCCGCATGAGAAGTCCTCCCAGTCCTCAACAGAAAAGAGCGGAACCAAAAGACAAgagtagagagagagagaaaacctGCCCCATCTACTCTACGTCTGAAGCCTCATTGTCAGAGTTCAGGTAGTTGCTGCCTTTTACCCGGACGTAGTGCACGTGACGATTGTCGTTGGGCGCGGAGTGCTCGCAGGAGCAGAGCTGCCTGGCGAACAGGTTCTCGATGTCCTCCAGCTGTAGGCCCTGGGTCTCCGGGAGGCAGCCCAGGACGAAGAGGAGGGCCAGCACCACCAGGCCAGTGTACATGAAGAACGCACCTATGAGACAGATCCATGTGTGAGTTTTACACATGCAGGACTCTCACATCGTAAAACTATCACAGCACTTTAGAGTTTTATTTTTGATTCATCAAACGATTGCATTCCAAGCACGATAACCTACTGATAAACAGATCTActcggggaaaaaaaataaaaaaaaaaataaaaaaaaatcaagcaatAAGCTGCCAAAACTTGCAAAAAGGCAGCCTTTACATCTTATCTGGCTTCTTTTATTTTGACTGTTGAATGCTGAGGCATGTTGTGTTGCTGTGTGGGCAACTTTCTGCCGACGTTCAGTTCAAGGACAAAATTCCTGCTGAATCTGAAAGTTTAATCTGGTTTCTGTCAATGATGGGCAAGCCATAACGTACAAGTCACGGCACCACGATACTTTCCGCACTGTGGTTCACTATGTGATCTAATCAGTCCTCAAAAATATTTTTCCAACAGCattttgtttctatttatttaaattCTTGGCTTTTTCTGTTCAGCACGCTGTCGTTGTTGGATTGTCTCCTGATTGCGGACCCATAAGTCTCAACATCAGAGATCTTTAGTTGTTGGGAAGTTATTCTGGGTTCCTCTGCGACTGGTCAACAACTGCAGGGAAGGTTTGGATTTTCCGTTTGTCACCGCCCGCCTGACTGCGGTCCAAAGTCTTCACAGGGGGCTCTGTGACCTTTTCCTGCCTGATGAGCATCGGCGACTCACTGTTCCTCAGAAATCTCCTTTGCTCGTGACATCATACACTTCCACAACCGTGTGCTGTTAGCACAAGACTTTGTTCGATCCCGCACCTGATTTAACACCCCGCAGGTTCAAACATACCTTTGCATCTCACTGATTAAATATTGGATCATTTTCCACAATCAGTACAAAAACGACTGAGTCATTTCTCTCTTGGTCTACTTTAAGgttttgtgtgaaaatgtgacattcatttcatttctatGCAGAAACGGAACCATCTACTCTCTCTCTTTAATGTAACCACAAGTAAACTCAGTTGAGGTTCATCTTATCTTCCCAACCACTGTCCTGCTGTAATAAGCAACGGGCAGTCAAAGTAACTACATCTGgttatacagaaaaaaaaaaaaaaagacttctaTGTTTAGGCTAAAGAAACAGTCTCCCTTTGTAGGGGAGGCTCTCTGGCAACACATTCTTAAACACAAATATAGACGCAGTAATACCAACTGAAAAGGACTAATTTCCCTTTGATCGGATCAGAAATCGAGTTTCAAATCAAAACGAGCACGTTAAGGTTGAAAAGGTCACTACGACGCAGCCATATTCTGACCTCCTGATGCAGTCTTACCATAGTAAGTCAGAAACTCTGCGACATGAAGAAAAGTCAGAGACACGAGAACGTTGAAGCTCCAGTTGACGGCGGCTGAGCAGGCATTGCCGGTGCTGCGTGCCCAGAGCGGGTAGATCTCAGAGTTCACTGTCCAGGGCATGGGGCCCATACCTGTAAGATTTATCACATGAAGGTAGTGAAACATCAGCCACTGGTTACTGCTCTTTATCATAACGGCACgctttgtgtttttggtttaGCTTTTTCTGAGCACGTGCAGAAAAAGCTCTTTCCTTTGATCTGAAGCTGACTCGGTTAAAAGGCCACACTGCAGAGTGTGAAAGGCatgagatttttattttttttttttttctgagatgtGTGAAGCTAACAGTCACGGGAGAGTCAACGTGAGTCATGTGTATATGACGCTTGTTAAATGTGAGCCGTAAAAAacggaaaaagaaagaagaaagtcaCTTCAGACCTGGAGCAAAGGAAGCAAGGTAGAGGAGGAGGCCCATCAGGACAATCCAGGAGTAGGGTGTAGGACAGTAGTTATAGGCCCAAATAGGGCTGTCAGGTGCCTCCGTCCTATTGGAACACCTGGATGGAAAAGTAAAACTCAATGAAGCTCATTTCAAATCAGTCTTAattatccataaaaaaaaaaaaaaaaaaagaagtctggTTTGTTGCCTTTGCGCAAGCACAGAAATGCATCTGATGCATCTGAATATCACACGGATACACTGAGATTCAGTTCCTGACCTTCCCCAGGCTGCGGAATCGGTGGACGACTGGTTTACAGGAACGCAGGTTGAATCGTACACTCCTGTGGCGTTTTCGCGGTAGCAGAACCCACAACCTGGATCCAGCATGCACAGCTCACAGGACCTGCGGGGCGGAGCTGAATCAGCGGGTGCTCACACAGCGATGGAACGCTTTAATGCTCTGTCAACGGTGACAATGTAAGGCTGTGATGACGGCAAAACGTGACGAAAAGAACACGCTCAGAAGCAGAATTAAGGTGCATGAAACCATACCTGTGACCCGACTCGTGTGAGGAGTTGGACTTCATCAACTTAAATGATTAAATCATCATTTTGAATAATGTTCTATCAAAGTCATatgcatatgtatgtatgtgacATATGTAAAGTATCATCATATCACTTCTAAaactccttaaagggatagttcgcctcttttgatgtgaagctgtatgacatcccatattagcaatatcatttatgaacattttcttaccccctgctgcgtcctgtgagccgagttccggtcttgttttggtgttgacgaaagtagtccggctagttggcgctattttctctcccttcgtatcactgcgtgcagccagctgccgacagccgcgccagttacggtgtttgctgctcagaagcaggggtctacacggtctacacagcacgcagtgatacgaaggtagagagaaaatagcgccaagcgattgtgaggtctgactttttctggtgaacgattttgtgatgtaatacatttgtataactcctttgaacacatattgttttgagaagcaaaacgctttatttttgcaagcggactaccttcgtcaacgccaaaacgaggccggaaatCGGCTCACACGACGCagtggggggtaagtcaatggtcataaatgatattgctaatatgggatgtcatacagcttcatgtcaaaagaggcgaactatccctttaaaaaggcACCTGGACTCCCAAGTGTCCACTAGCGTAATGTGTGGCTCCtgctgaggattttttttttttaatggagaaAAACTGATTCATGTCATATATTTAAGGATAACGGGGACGTGGCGGTCAGAGCAGCTAGCTCTgatgaaaggaaaagaaaaaagaaccaaaTAAAACAAGACTTACATGACTAACAACCAATCTCTGACTCTCTCCAACCTGTTGGTTTCAATGAGAAAATGGACAAAACGTGCCTGCCAAATgttttgtttgggttttttttctcttacccATACAGCCCGCAGGTTGAGTTATGAGAGTCAACCGGATGGAGGGCGACTGGTGGAGAGTTTTGGGCCGACAGCAGGAACCCGACGGCCAACAAAGTCAAACTCAGAGCGGTACCTGTGTTAAAGAAAAGCAAACATGCACTTGAATAATGGACAGCACCATTTACACCCACGGCATTACAGAACACGTTTCCCTGAAACTCATAAAGCATCTACACCCCATGTCTGTTGACGACATCATGCGTTGCAGACTCGCTTAGAATCTCGTCTGTATAAACTTTGCAACGTGTTGGACAAACATGGCTCCCTCCCATGGAGGACTGTTGCTGAGTTGCCACTTTTACATGGAAATGCAGGCAAAATCATTCACACAAAGGGGGCCGAGTTCAGatttcatttgtcatttttgtgATGCATTTGCATACATAAAGAAACAAGACGACAGCTGCTTCTACACAACATCACGGAAACTTTGTTCATCCCTGGAGTGTTCGGATGCTGCCATTAACCTGACAGAGGCTTGCACCAATTTGTGATCCTATTGATTTTAAAAGCAcaccatcatctgacaaaatctcATTCATCTCATCTCCCATTAAGGGACAGGCGTCTGAGGGGTGAATTTGGGCCACAGAGCAATATGTGCGGCTTTCTTCTCCACAAAGAAGCTAAGGTTTGTCATAAAACGGTTGACATCACATTTGGTAGTTTTGACAGTAGTCGgcttgtttgaaaaaaatgtttttagaaataacCCAAGGGTGCTCATAGCTCTGCTATGCCAGCTTGTTCTTTGGCCACTGCTGCCTCTtctgcctcttcttcttcttctatagCCACCAGTTGACTCGAAACTATAGTGAATCACATCCCCTCTAGTGGTAGAAAATGATATTACTGCAAATATCTCAGCTGAATAATGCATTTGAGTTTACACAAAACTTCATAGGTATCGTTTTTCCAATTCTGTTAACAGCCGTTTGGATTCTGGTTTGacgttttaaaaagttttttatatatatatatatatatatatatatatatataaaaaacactTGTAATGCACATATTAAAAATGTCAATCTGAAGGACTGACTATGAATCTACAATGCTGTGCCGTGAACTTTGTGGCGCATTCAAGGACACCTCCTAAACTTAGAAATCAATACTTAAATAGCCACAAAAACAGTACAATGtatttcattcatattttcctGTGGTGGAATAGATACATTAATCAAACAGGCATCCCATATCAAAGCAGTGTTTCAACTGATAAGTTgccctttttgctttttttacaactgaaattacattttttgtCTAAAAAGCGACAGTATAGTGCGTCATTATTGGTAAATATTTGTAGAAAATACAGTGATATATATCCTGTATCACCATTCTGTCTAAATATAAAGAGATATCACTTTGTGGACCGTAACTTCCAGTCCTAATGAGGTTAGAAATAAATTCAAGGTAATCACTGTCCATTTTAGGCGCCTTCGAAAAGGATCGTGGACTGCATGAAAAGGCAAAAGAGCACAAGTCAGTCAGTGTGCTTGTTTGCTTGTCTGGATGTCCCAAATTAGGTCAATTTTTACTTAGTCTGATAATCACTTTAGCACTCTCAAGAGTTACAAACCGAAAAGACTGCCCAGAGTCAGCTTCCTGCGGCCCACCCTCTCCACAAGCCAAACTCCAACCAAGGTGAACACAAAGTTGGTGGCCGAAGTTGCTGCAGCCAACCAGATTGCCTGTTTATCATCCCGCACCCCCGCCATCTGCAGAATGGTTGCACTGTAGTACCTAAACAAGAACGAGATTTACTCAAGAGGACATGCCACGACGAGCATTTCCAGTCAGAAAGATGAGAAACACGCAGGCTCTGATTTTATCATTTGGGCTTTTTTAACAGCGAGCAATGTTATCAGGAGGTCTTCAGATGACACTGTGGGACCCGTGACAAGATTAACAGTGAACTTACATGACCGTGTTGATCCCGGACAGCTGCTGAAACATCTGGAGGCCACAGCCAACAATCAGAGCCCTGCGCGTCGGCCCGTGCCTGAGCATGCGCAAAATGACAACACCtcctaaaaagaagaaaagaaattcAACCAAAAGTGtttaacagaaaataaaactgcCACTTTGTCACAAATACAGCCCAGCTGCGCAACCATTGAATTCCATCCCAACATCGATCTCGCACCTCCACcagcctccttctcctcctcctcgatGCTGGCTCTGATGGCGTCGTACTCCTCGTCGACGTTCTGGTATCCTCGGATCCGGCTGAGAACTTGACGGGCGTCTTGGCTCCGGCCCTTTTGGAGGAGCCAACGGGGGCTCTCCGGCAGGATGATGAAGCCGAAGAACTGCAGCACGGCGGGCAGGATGGACAGACCCAACATGTACCTGGAGCGTGAAGAGAATGAAGAGGAGTGAGGGGGAGGGATGCTGTAGAGTGTCGAACTGTTCCAGCCAAAGAAGTCTCCCTGGTGCCCTGGGTGGCATTACAGCGAGTCACGGACCGCAAATTAGGACAAAAAACTTCACACGGTAGGAGCAGTTTCAGTAAATGATAAAGGACTgcaggagagagagaggggggagagagTGGGGGGGACAAACCAAAATGAA
This genomic interval from Odontesthes bonariensis isolate fOdoBon6 chromosome 7, fOdoBon6.hap1, whole genome shotgun sequence contains the following:
- the LOC142384330 gene encoding proton myo-inositol cotransporter-like isoform X2, giving the protein MSFLSSHDEDSLKHTGSAMSSRRPRTVDGGEKRLIGENPLGQDDSTPRFVYVLAFFSALGGFLFGYDTGVVSGAMLLLKKEMNLSALWQELLVSSTVGAAALSALSGGFLNGWLGRRICILMASFIFSVGGIILSIAPDKVVLLVGRITVGLGIGIASMTVPVYIAEVSPSHLRGQLVTVNSLFITGGQFIASVVDGAFSYLSHDGWRYMLGLSILPAVLQFFGFIILPESPRWLLQKGRSQDARQVLSRIRGYQNVDEEYDAIRASIEEEEKEAGGGGVVILRMLRHGPTRRALIVGCGLQMFQQLSGINTVMYYSATILQMAGVRDDKQAIWLAAATSATNFVFTLVGVWLVERVGRRKLTLGSLFGTALSLTLLAVGFLLSAQNSPPVALHPVDSHNSTCGLYGSCELCMLDPGCGFCYRENATGVYDSTCVPVNQSSTDSAAWGRCSNRTEAPDSPIWAYNYCPTPYSWIVLMGLLLYLASFAPGMGPMPWTVNSEIYPLWARSTGNACSAAVNWSFNVLVSLTFLHVAEFLTYYGAFFMYTGLVVLALLFVLGCLPETQGLQLEDIENLFARQLCSCEHSAPNDNRHVHYVRVKGSNYLNSDNEASDVE
- the LOC142384330 gene encoding proton myo-inositol cotransporter-like isoform X3 — translated: MSFLSHDEDSLKHTGSAMSSRRPRTVDGGEKRLIGENPLGQDDSTPRFVYVLAFFSALGGFLFGYDTGVVSGAMLLLKKEMNLSALWQELLVSSTVGAAALSALSGGFLNGWLGRRICILMASFIFSVGGIILSIAPDKVVLLVGRITVGLGIGIASMTVPVYIAEVSPSHLRGQLVTVNSLFITGGQFIASVVDGAFSYLSHDGWRYMLGLSILPAVLQFFGFIILPESPRWLLQKGRSQDARQVLSRIRGYQNVDEEYDAIRASIEEEEKEAGGGGVVILRMLRHGPTRRALIVGCGLQMFQQLSGINTVMYYSATILQMAGVRDDKQAIWLAAATSATNFVFTLVGVWLVERVGRRKLTLGSLFGTALSLTLLAVGFLLSAQNSPPVALHPVDSHNSTCGLYGSCELCMLDPGCGFCYRENATGVYDSTCVPVNQSSTDSAAWGRCSNRTEAPDSPIWAYNYCPTPYSWIVLMGLLLYLASFAPGMGPMPWTVNSEIYPLWARSTGNACSAAVNWSFNVLVSLTFLHVAEFLTYYGAFFMYTGLVVLALLFVLGCLPETQGLQLEDIENLFARQLCSCEHSAPNDNRHVHYVRVKGSNYLNSDNEASDVE
- the LOC142384330 gene encoding proton myo-inositol cotransporter-like isoform X1; this translates as MSFLSSSSHDEDSLKHTGSAMSSRRPRTVDGGEKRLIGENPLGQDDSTPRFVYVLAFFSALGGFLFGYDTGVVSGAMLLLKKEMNLSALWQELLVSSTVGAAALSALSGGFLNGWLGRRICILMASFIFSVGGIILSIAPDKVVLLVGRITVGLGIGIASMTVPVYIAEVSPSHLRGQLVTVNSLFITGGQFIASVVDGAFSYLSHDGWRYMLGLSILPAVLQFFGFIILPESPRWLLQKGRSQDARQVLSRIRGYQNVDEEYDAIRASIEEEEKEAGGGGVVILRMLRHGPTRRALIVGCGLQMFQQLSGINTVMYYSATILQMAGVRDDKQAIWLAAATSATNFVFTLVGVWLVERVGRRKLTLGSLFGTALSLTLLAVGFLLSAQNSPPVALHPVDSHNSTCGLYGSCELCMLDPGCGFCYRENATGVYDSTCVPVNQSSTDSAAWGRCSNRTEAPDSPIWAYNYCPTPYSWIVLMGLLLYLASFAPGMGPMPWTVNSEIYPLWARSTGNACSAAVNWSFNVLVSLTFLHVAEFLTYYGAFFMYTGLVVLALLFVLGCLPETQGLQLEDIENLFARQLCSCEHSAPNDNRHVHYVRVKGSNYLNSDNEASDVE